The genomic segment CCGGGCCCGGCTTCACGTAATTACCGCCTCCGCACGAGGCGAGCAGGACAGCGGTTGCAATCGATGCGGCCCAGGCCGCCAGTCGCGCGGTCGGCCGCGCGAAACGCATACAATGCTCGTTCTTGATGGGAACCGCCATGTCTGATCTGTTCGACGAATATCCAATGCTTATTTTTGCGCTCGAGTCGCTCGTGGCGCTCGCCTTGCTGATCTTCATCGTCGTATGGACGGCATCGGGCAAGAAGAAAAACCAGAACCGCTCGAACGATCCGGCGAAACGGCGCTGAGCGTCCCTTTCCGCCAGCTCCCGCTCAGTGGAGCGTGCGCGGCATATGCAACGCGAACTCCGCTACCGGCGCCTCGAAACGCTCGCCGTCTTCGGCCACGCAGAAATACTCGCCGCGCATCGTGCCGACGGGCGTCGCGATCACCGCCCAGCTCGTGTATTCGAACTGTTCGCCCGGGGGCAAAAGCGGTTGATGCCCAACGACCCCGAGCCCCTTCACTTCCTGCACGTGGTCGTTGCTGTCAGTGATGATCCAGTGCCGCGAGATCAACTGCGCCGCGACCTCACCGGTGTTACGGATCGTCAGTGTGTAGGCGAATGCGTACTGCCGGCTGTCGGGATCGGACTGCTCCGGCAGGTACCGCGTCTCCACGGAGACGCTGAATTCGTACTGGCTCATCGTAGTTCCAATTCCAGTTCAAATGGCCGCTGCCCCGCCGCGCAGAGAGCCGTGCGGGCGCGCCGCCATTGGTGAGGCATTCTCCTTGATGCTGGCCGCGCCCGCAACACGATTGGAGCCCTCAGCACATCCGCCCGACGCACTGGCCGTTCGGCCGAGGGCACTCCAGGGAAAAACGCGGGTTAAAATCACGCCTTTAGGTCGCTACCCGGTCACCGTCCATGGCGCAATTCCACATCGCTCCCAGCATCCTCTCCGCTGACTTTTCCCGCCTCGGCGAGGAAGTCCGCAATGTCGTCGCCGCCGGCGCCGACTGGATCCACTTCGACGTCATGGACAACCACTACGTGCCGAATCTGACGATCGGCCCGTTGGTGTGCGAAGCCATCCGCCCGCACGTGGACGTGCCCATCGACGTGCATCTGATGGTGCGCCCGGTCGACCGCATCGTGCCCGATTTCGCGAAAGCCGGCGCCAATGTGATCAGTTTTCATCCGGAAGGTTCGGATCACATCGACCGCACGCTCTCGCTGATCCGCGATCACGGCTGCAAGGCGGGCCTGGTGTTCAATCCCGCGACGCCGCTGAATTATCTCGATCACGTGATGGACAAGCTCGATCTCGTGCTGATCATGTCGGTGAATCCGGGCTTCGGCGGGCAGTCGTTCATTCCCGAGGCGCTCAACAAACTGCGCGAGGCGCGCGCGCGAATCAATGCGTATCGCGATCGC from the Caballeronia sp. NK8 genome contains:
- the rpe gene encoding ribulose-phosphate 3-epimerase, giving the protein MAQFHIAPSILSADFSRLGEEVRNVVAAGADWIHFDVMDNHYVPNLTIGPLVCEAIRPHVDVPIDVHLMVRPVDRIVPDFAKAGANVISFHPEGSDHIDRTLSLIRDHGCKAGLVFNPATPLNYLDHVMDKLDLVLIMSVNPGFGGQSFIPEALNKLREARARINAYRDRTGREIHLEVDGGVKIDNIAEIAAAGADSFVAGSAIFGKPDYKQVIDAMRAELAKAEAGAQA
- the apaG gene encoding Co2+/Mg2+ efflux protein ApaG translates to MSQYEFSVSVETRYLPEQSDPDSRQYAFAYTLTIRNTGEVAAQLISRHWIITDSNDHVQEVKGLGVVGHQPLLPPGEQFEYTSWAVIATPVGTMRGEYFCVAEDGERFEAPVAEFALHMPRTLH